The genomic DNA ATAATTCGAAAGGAGATCCTCAATGACGATAAGCGGCGTATCCCTGCAGACTGCCCTTCCCTGGCTCCTGAGTATTTCCGCAACCGTGGGAATCGCCCTGTTGCGGGTCGGATTGGTGTTCGTGATCGGGTATATCGCGATTCGATTCGCCCGTTTGGGGTTGCAACAACTTGAACGGGTGATGCTCCTCACCAGTGACGCCAAGGATCAACAGTCCGGAACGGCTCACAAACGCGCCGCGACGCTGACTGGAATTCTCAGGACCATCGCACTCACGGCGATTTGGGCGATTGTCATCATCGAATCACTGCAGGTGGTGGGGTTGGACATTGCGCCGATTCTGGCCGGTGCCGGTATCCTCGGTCTGGCCGTGGGCTTCGGTGCACAGAATCTGGTGCGCGATCTGATCAGCGGATTCTTCATCATCCTTGAAGATCAGATCCGGTTGGGAGATGTGGCCGTGATCAATGGAACCGGCGGACAGGTTGAGACCATCACGTTCAGAACGATTTCCTTGAGGGACTTTTCCGGCGTGGTCCACGTGTTTCCCAACGGCGGCATCAACACCCTGTCCAATATGAGCAAGGACTGGTCGGCCTTCGTGCTGGACATGGGAGTGGCCTATAAAGAGGATACGGATCGGGTGGTGGCGGTGATGCAGGCGGTCGGTGAAGAATTGCGCCACGACGAGGAACTTGGCTCGCTGATGATCGAGCCGATTGAAGTGGTGGGTGTTGAAAATTTTGCCGATAGTGCCGTAACGATTCGCGCGCGCATCAAGACACAGCCGCTCGAACAGTGGAAGGTCGGACGTGAATACCGGCGACGGCTCAAGAAGGCCTTCGACGCGCAGGGTATCGAGATTCCGTTCCCGCATCAGACTTTGTGTATGGGAGAGGCCAGTCCGCCGTTCAAAGTAGAGGTGGTTGCAGGTCTGGGGCTTCAGAAGGTCTAGCAGAATGCGGAAACAGTCCGGTTGAGTCCGATGGCCCTGCTTACCAGGAGCATGAACCAGGCGTCTCCGTGGTTGTCCGGGCAACCGGTGGCCGGCCGCTGTTAGGCCGCCCGGCGAGTCTGCCGCTCAGGCACGATGTCGCTGTGAGTGGGGGAAGCGGCAGACGAGGCGGAGATCAGTTTTCTCCGTTCCGAGTCACTCTCTAATCCCATGGCCCAGGCCAATAACCAAATAAGTGTCACAATTGTGACGAGACCAATGATCGTAACCATGTGGCACCTCACGGCTGAATACTACAGAAGCCGCACCGGCCGTATTCTGTCTCGATACGGCCAGCCGGCTGCTGAGTGACGTCTCTCGAACTCACCGGGCGATGCGTGCTCTTCGCTCACGTCATGTGCTGGTTGCGACGATAGTCTTCTAAGCGCCGGCGAATGATCCCCTCCGACAGCGTGGGATAGTACCCTTTGAGGGCTTGCCGCCCGGTGGTCGCGGCAGTGGTGTCCCGGTGATGCCGGAACTCTCTCAACCGTTGTTCAATTCGCTGTTTCGCCGCAGCAGAGAACGCCTCGGCCAATTCCCACACGCTGGTATGTCCGTCGAGCCTGGTCTGTCGTTCGGCATAGAGCACCGTGGCGAGCATGGCAAGGAGATCTTCACCGACGGATTCGATTTTGTTCTGCAGACGCTGCTCGTCCTTAAATGAGGCCTGGAATCGCAGCAAGGCGTAGAAAATTGCTCGCGCCAGCCGCCGGCTGGTTCGTTCCACATAGAGGGCCGCCGGCCGTACCTGGGGGTGGGTGATTTCTCGACGGTCCGGCAGAGGCCGTTTTCGCCATTGCCGGAGGTACCAGGGCAGGTAGAAGCGCATGAGCGTCATCGCCTGCCGGGCTTGTTCGAGTATGGAAAGACCATCTGCATAGAAGCGCTTGGCACGATCCAGATGAGGGCTCAAGCCTTCGCGGACCACGAAGGGGCGCAAGATATCGGTGGCGCCTTCGCCGATTCGATACATCTCCGCATCGCGAACGAGTTGTTCGATGCCGAAGGCGGCTTCCCCGCGCGCGTGCTTGGAGTCGGCGGTTTCGTACCCCATCCCTCCGAAAATCGTTTGCGCGTCACGGATGAACCGGATCGTGTGTTCCGAACAGAAAATCTTGGCGACCGCGGCTTCGATGCGAATGTCGTAGCGGTGCTGATCGGCCAGGCGCCAGACGAGCAGCGCCAGTGCCTCCATGGCGAACAGGTGGCCGGCCATGTCTCCGATCCGGATCTGCTGCGTCTGCCGCTCTGCCAACGGCTTCTGAAACGTGACCCTGCTATTGGCTCGATCCAAGGTCGGTTGCCAGGCCTGTTTGGCCATGCCCAGGCAGATGGCGGGAATGCTGATGCCGCGTCCCACGTTCAGAATCGTCAAAGCATACTTGAGCCCCTTTCCGATGTCGCCGATCACATGTTCGATCGGTACCTGCACATTCTTCAAGGCGATATGGGCGTTCTCAATCCCGCGACAGCCTTCAAACTGACAGCGTTGACGCACCAGCACGCCTGGTGTCGCCATGTCCAAAATAAAGGCCGTGTGAACGTGATCGTCCGCCCGCTGCCCCTGCGGTGCCGGAATCCATTCGACCTTTCCCTCACACTCCACCCGAAGAGCCGGCACGCGGGCGACGAGCGTGAGGTACCGGGCAATCGGCCCGTTCGTACACCAGAGTTTTTCGCCGTTCACCAGAAAATGGGTGCCGGAGGAATCGAGGACCGCCTCGGTTCGCACGTTGGCCGCATCCGAACCGGTCATCGGTTCGGTGAGGGCAAAGGCCGAAAGGGCCTCCTTCGCGACCAGCGGGAGATATTTTTTCTTCTGGTCTGCGTTTCCGAAGAGGAGGATCGGCATGGCGATGCCGATGGACTGCGGCACTGCCACCGTGAGCGCCAGAATGTTGCTCCAGCTGGCGATCAACGTCAGGACCCGGCCGTAGTTCGTATAGGACAAGCCGAGCCCGCCATATTCTTTGGGAATTTTCATGCCGAAGGCCCCGAGCTTGAACAGCCCCTGGATGACGCGTTCGGGAATTTTTGCCTCGCGTTCGATTTCTTGCGGGTCCACCTCGTGGATTAGAAAGTGTTCGACCTGTTTGCAGAAGGCCTCGCCGGCGGTTTTCTCTTCCGGCGGTTCGGGAGGTGTCAGCAAGAGGTTGAAGTCCGGCCGGCCGTCATAGAGACCGGCCAGGAAACTCTTTCCGGTGAAGCGCTCGCGGGCTTCTTCGATCCGTTCAAAACCTGTAAAGAGGGTGCTCATGTGGTACCTCACCCGATCTGCTCAAGCAGGATCTTTGAATTGTCTGTCACGATATTGGGCCAGGGTGCCCGCCAACCTGGATTTCAGTTCCAGGCGCTTGGGTTTCCCGGTGGAGGTGTAGGGCACCTCCGTACCCATCACCAGCACTTTCGGTTGTTTGGCAAACGGCAACCGTCCTCGGCAATGGTCGCGGATGTCGACCTCTGTCGGGGGCGATGCCGGGTCTTTCGGCACGATATAGGCGGCGATTTCCTCGCCGTAGTAGCGATTCTCGAAGGGGAGGGCCATGGCGAACTGCACGGCCGGGTGTCCCTTCAACACGTCGTCGATTTCCAACGGGGAAATATTGACACCGCCGCGGACGATGAGTTCTTTCAACCGGCCTGAAATGAAAAAAAACGGGCGTCCCCGGTCGTCGGCGATGCAAAAGCCTTCGTCGCCTGAACGGAACCAACCCCATTGAAAGGCGGCTTCGTTGGCGTCGTCCCGTTTGAAATAGCCGGCGCAGACTGTGCGCCCGCGGATGCAGATCTCCCCGCGTGCCTGCTCAGCAACCGCCTTCCCGGATTCGTCGAGAATGGCCATCTCGTTGTGACGCAGGGCCGTTCCGATCGAGGGGAAATCAAAATCTGTGAGCCAGTGACGATGTTCTTCCCCTGTGAGGTCGTTCGGGAGGAAACAGGAATAGCAGGTTGTTTCAGACAGACCGTATCCATGGCGGATGGGGAATCCAAAACGCTCTTCGAAGCGCAAGGCCGTGTCCTTCAGCAGCGGTCCGGCGCCGCAGATCACACCACCAAAGCGATCCAGGCGATAGGCGGCGAGGTCTTCGTCGGCATCCAGAAGAAACTCAAGCAATGTGGGGACCACGCTGACACTGGTCGCCTGCTCATCGTGGAGCCGCCGCCAGAAGCTGCCGGTCTTGAACTTCCGGTTCAAGACGACGCTCCCCTTACAATAAAACGGAGTCATCAGAGTGACGACGATGCCGTTGACATGGTGGACGGGCAGGACGCACATCAAACGATCGGTGAGACCGAATCCATGCCGGTCGGCGATGGCATCCGCATCGATCAGAAGATTGGCCACCGTCAAGATGACGCCTTTCGGCGGCCCGGTTGTCCCGGATGTGTAAATGATCAAGGCAGGATCGTCGAGTCGGGAGGTGCCCGGGGCAAAGCGGGCTCCAACGGCGTGGCTGTTTTTTCGGCTCTTTCCCCTGGTCTCCTTCCCGTCAAGGATGCCACCGTCCCCCAGGGCGACCACTTCGCGCAAGGCCGGCAGCATGGACTGAAGGGCGTTGAGTTCCTCGTAGACATCCTGCCAGCAGAGGGCGACCGAGGCCTCCGAATGTTCGAGGATATACCGCTTCTTCTCGGGTGTTTCTTCGACATTGATCGGCACGACGGCGACTCCCAAGGTCCAGGCTGCGAAGTAGGTCAGCGCCGTCAGATCATGGTTGAACAGCACGGTGGCGATCCGGTCGCCGCGGGTCAGGCC from Nitrospira sp. ND1 includes the following:
- a CDS encoding mechanosensitive ion channel family protein → MTISGVSLQTALPWLLSISATVGIALLRVGLVFVIGYIAIRFARLGLQQLERVMLLTSDAKDQQSGTAHKRAATLTGILRTIALTAIWAIVIIESLQVVGLDIAPILAGAGILGLAVGFGAQNLVRDLISGFFIILEDQIRLGDVAVINGTGGQVETITFRTISLRDFSGVVHVFPNGGINTLSNMSKDWSAFVLDMGVAYKEDTDRVVAVMQAVGEELRHDEELGSLMIEPIEVVGVENFADSAVTIRARIKTQPLEQWKVGREYRRRLKKAFDAQGIEIPFPHQTLCMGEASPPFKVEVVAGLGLQKV
- a CDS encoding acyl-CoA dehydrogenase family protein, which translates into the protein MSTLFTGFERIEEARERFTGKSFLAGLYDGRPDFNLLLTPPEPPEEKTAGEAFCKQVEHFLIHEVDPQEIEREAKIPERVIQGLFKLGAFGMKIPKEYGGLGLSYTNYGRVLTLIASWSNILALTVAVPQSIGIAMPILLFGNADQKKKYLPLVAKEALSAFALTEPMTGSDAANVRTEAVLDSSGTHFLVNGEKLWCTNGPIARYLTLVARVPALRVECEGKVEWIPAPQGQRADDHVHTAFILDMATPGVLVRQRCQFEGCRGIENAHIALKNVQVPIEHVIGDIGKGLKYALTILNVGRGISIPAICLGMAKQAWQPTLDRANSRVTFQKPLAERQTQQIRIGDMAGHLFAMEALALLVWRLADQHRYDIRIEAAVAKIFCSEHTIRFIRDAQTIFGGMGYETADSKHARGEAAFGIEQLVRDAEMYRIGEGATDILRPFVVREGLSPHLDRAKRFYADGLSILEQARQAMTLMRFYLPWYLRQWRKRPLPDRREITHPQVRPAALYVERTSRRLARAIFYALLRFQASFKDEQRLQNKIESVGEDLLAMLATVLYAERQTRLDGHTSVWELAEAFSAAAKQRIEQRLREFRHHRDTTAATTGRQALKGYYPTLSEGIIRRRLEDYRRNQHMT
- a CDS encoding class I adenylate-forming enzyme family protein, giving the protein MSLLTDVHDRIEQAREAPGCASELHWTSFVEFFRSRLYDPRLVTRNFLTYCDDDRNLRRTYSYAEFGTIVERMAEMFHAKFGLTRGDRIATVLFNHDLTALTYFAAWTLGVAVVPINVEETPEKKRYILEHSEASVALCWQDVYEELNALQSMLPALREVVALGDGGILDGKETRGKSRKNSHAVGARFAPGTSRLDDPALIIYTSGTTGPPKGVILTVANLLIDADAIADRHGFGLTDRLMCVLPVHHVNGIVVTLMTPFYCKGSVVLNRKFKTGSFWRRLHDEQATSVSVVPTLLEFLLDADEDLAAYRLDRFGGVICGAGPLLKDTALRFEERFGFPIRHGYGLSETTCYSCFLPNDLTGEEHRHWLTDFDFPSIGTALRHNEMAILDESGKAVAEQARGEICIRGRTVCAGYFKRDDANEAAFQWGWFRSGDEGFCIADDRGRPFFFISGRLKELIVRGGVNISPLEIDDVLKGHPAVQFAMALPFENRYYGEEIAAYIVPKDPASPPTEVDIRDHCRGRLPFAKQPKVLVMGTEVPYTSTGKPKRLELKSRLAGTLAQYRDRQFKDPA